Proteins encoded together in one Eublepharis macularius isolate TG4126 chromosome 2, MPM_Emac_v1.0, whole genome shotgun sequence window:
- the FAM98B gene encoding protein FAM98B, giving the protein MKELAQDLKMECDILDVLEALGYKGPLLDEDALNKAAESGLASEDFCELCIWLSSQIQPLCGLEESLSSTADAKDVESLQLEMSGFLKELACPYSTLVSGEIKDRLKKKEDCLKVLLFLSTELQALQVLHFKQRTGSHLAKNNEIHQELQMICDALDLPKSSAIPVLLSNAESKVKDVLSKIPNRCVGKPLLKTPLNPDQMERLEKINDALCTEYECRRRMLMKRLDVTVQSFGWSDRAKVKTDDIARIYQPKRYGLTPKSTISLAHLLAAREDLSKITRTSSGITREKTICAINRVLMGRVPDRGGRPTEIEPPPPEMPPWQKRQDGGGRGGGGGRGGWGGGGGGRGGGGGWGGGGGGRGGGGGNWRGGGGFQGRSDYSGRGGYSGRGGYGDPYGGRGGGGGHRRF; this is encoded by the exons GTACAAAGGTCCTCTTTTAGATGAAGATGCCCTTAACAAAGCAGCAGAAAGTGGTCTGGCTTCAGAAGACTTCTGCGAGCTTTGCATTTGGTTAAGTTCCCAAATACAACCGTTGTGTGGTCTGGAAGAGAGCCTCTCATCAACAGCTG aTGCCAAAGATGTTGAAAGTTTACAGCTGGAGATGAGTGGGTTTTTAAAAGAACTGGCCTGTCCTTATTCCACGCTTGTATCTGGAGAAATTAAAGACCGGTTGAAGAAAAAAGAAGATTGTCTTAAAGTCCTAT TATTTTTGAGTACAGAACTTCAAGCTTTGCAAGTCTTGCATTTCAAACAGCGTACAGGATCTCATTTGGCAAAGAATAATGAAATCCATCAAGAACTCCAAATGATCTGTGATGCATTGGATCTTCCAAAGTCATCTGCTATTCCAGTCTTGTTAAGCAATGCAGAATCAAAG GTTAAGGATGTTTTATCAAAAATTCCAAATAGATGTGTGGGTAAACCTCTGCTCAAAACTCCTTTGAATCCAGATCAAATG GAAAGGTTGGAAAAGATCAATGATGCCCTTTGCACTGAATATGAATGTCGCCGTCGTATGTTAATGAAGCGCTTAGATGTAACTGTACAGTCTTTTGGGTGGTCAGATAGAGCAAAG GTGAAAACAGATGATATTGCAAGGATTTATCAGCCCAAGCGTTATGGACTCACTCCTAAATCAACTATATCATTAGCCCATCTTCTGGCTGCTCGAGAAGACTTATCAAAGATCACAAGAACAAGCAGTGGGATTACACGGGAAAAGACAATTTGTGCCATCAATAGa GTCTTGATGGGCAGAGTACCAGACCGTGGAGGCAGACCAACAGAAATTGAGCCACCTCCTCCTGAAATGCCTCCCTGGCAGAAGAGACAAGATGGTGGTGGGAGAGGAGGGGGTGGAGGAAGAGGTggttggggaggaggaggtggagggaggggaggaggcggtggctggggaggagggggtgggggtagaggaggaggaggaggcaattggaggggagggggtggtttTCAAGGTAGGAGTGATTACAGTGGGAGAGGAGGGTATAGCGGGAGAGGTGGATATGGAGATCCCTATGgtggaagggggggaggaggaggacacAGGCGATTTTAA